One window of the Salminus brasiliensis chromosome 1, fSalBra1.hap2, whole genome shotgun sequence genome contains the following:
- the atp6v1ab gene encoding V-type proton ATPase catalytic subunit A, which translates to MDFSKLPKIRDEDREGQFGYVHGVSGPVVTASSMAGAAMYELVRVGHSELVGEIIRLEGDMATIQVYEETSGVSVGDPVLRTGKPLSVELGPGIMGSIFDGIQRPLKDINDLTKSIYIPRGVNIGALNRDLKWEFSPSKSLRVGSHITGGDIYGMVFENSLIKHKIMLPPRSRGTVTYVAPPGNYDVSDVVLELEFEGVKEKFTMVQVWPVRQVRPVTEKLPANHPLLTGQRVLDALFPCVQGGTTAIPGAFGCGKTVISQSLSKYSNSDVIIYVGCGERGNEMSEVLRDFPELTMEVDGKVESIMKRTALVANTSNMPVAAREASIYTGITLSEYFRDMGYNVSMMADSTSRWAEALREISGRLAEMPADSGYPAYLGARLASFYERAGRVKCLGNPEREGSVSIVGAVSPPGGDFSDPVTSATLGIVQVFWGLDKKLAQRKHFPSVNWLISYSKYTRALDEYYDKHFPEFVPLRTKAKEILQEEEDLAEIVQLVGKASLAETDKITLEVAKLIKDDFLQQNGYTPYDRFCPFYKTVGILSNMIAFYDMARHAVESTAQSDNKITWAMIREHLGEILYRISSMKFKDPVKEGEAKIKADYAQLHEDMQNSFRTLED; encoded by the exons ATGGACTTCTCCAAGTTACCCAAGATCCGAGATGAGGATCGCGAGGGACAGTTTGGATATGTGCACGGCGTGTCTGGACCTG tggtgACTGCATCTAGCATGGCTGGGGCGGCGATGTACGAGCTGGTGCGTGTGGGCCACAGTGAGCTGGTTGGAGAGATCATCCGTTTGGAGGGTGATATGGCCACTATTCAGGTGTATGAGGAGACTT CCGGTGTGTCTGTTGGCGACCCTGTCCTGCGCACAGGGAAGCCCCTCTCTGTCGAGCTGGGACCTGGAATCATGGGCTCCATCTTTGATGGTATCCAGCGTCCACTGAAGGACATCAATGACCTGACCAAGAGCATCTACATTCCCAGAGGAGTGAACATTGGTGCCCTAAACCGCGACCTCAAATGGGAGTTCTCTCCCTCCAAGAGTTTACGG GTTGGAAGTCACATAACTGGAGGGGACATATATGGCATGGTTTTTGAGAACTCTCTGATTAAGCACAAAATCATGCTGCCACCCAGAAGCCGTGGTACCGTCACCTATGTGGCCCCACCAGGCAACTACGATGTCTCG gatGTGGTGTTGGAGCTGGAGTTTGAGGGCGTGAAGGAGAAGTTTACAATGGTGCAGGTGTGGCCGGTGCGTCAGGTGCGACCTGTCACTGAGAAGCTGCCCGCTAATCACCCCCTTCTGACTGGCCAGAGAGTGTTGGACGCTCTTTTCCC CTGTGTCCAGGGAGGAACCACCGCCATCCCAGGAGCTTTTGGATGTGGCAAAACTGTGATTTCTCAGTCTTTGTCCAAGTACTCCAACAGTGATGTCATTATCTACGTAGGCTGTGGAGAGCGTGGTAATGAGATGTCAGAAGTACTGCGAGATTTTCCTGAG CTAACTATGGAGGTGGATGGCAAAGTGGAAAGCATCATGAAGAGAACGGCTCTGGTAGCTAACACCTCCAACATGCCTGTGGCAGCTAGAGAAGCCTCTATTTACACAG GAATCACTCTGTCTGAGTATTTCAGGGACATGGGTTACAATGTAAGCATGATGGCTGACTCAACTTCTCGATGGGCTGAGGCTCTCAGGGAGATTTCTGGACGTCTTGCTGAGATGCCTGCTG ATAGTGGATATCCTGCCTATCTGGGAGCACGTCTGGCGTCGTTTTATGAGCGTGCTGGCCGGGTGAAATGCCTTGGTAATCCAGAGAGAGAAGGCAGTGTGAGCATAGTGGGCGC TGTGTCACCCCCTGGTGGAGATTTCTCTGATCCTGTGACCTCTGCTACTCTTGGTATTGTACAG GTGTTCTGGGGTTTGGATAAGAAACTGGCCCAGAGGAAGCACTTCCCTTCAGTAAACTGGCTGATCAGCTACAGCAAGTACACACGAGCACTAGATGAATATTATGACAAGCACTTCCCTGAGTTTGTACCGCTGCGCACCAAAGCCAAGGAGATTCTACAAGAGGAAGAGGACCTGGCTGAGATTGTTCAGCTTGTGGGCAAG GCTTCATTGGCAGAGACTGACAAGATCACGCTAGAAGTTGCTAAATTGATCAAGGATGATTTCCTGCAGCAAAATGGTTACACACCTTATGACAG GTTCTGTCCGTTCTACAAGACGGTGGGCATCCTTTCTAATATGATCGCCTTCTATGATATGGCTCGCCATGCAGTGGAGTCTACTGCACAGAGTGACAACAAGATCACCTGGGCCATGATCCGTGAGCATTTGGGAGAAATCCTGTACAGGATCAGCTCCATGAAATTTAAG gaCCCTGTAAAGGAGGGTGAAGCCAAGATTAAAGCTGACTATGCCCAGCTGCATGAGGACATGCAGAATTCCTTCCGCACACTAGAGGATTGA